In the Syntrophus aciditrophicus SB genome, GAAATCGATTTGTCCAAGGAAAAGCCTCTGAAGGAGATATCTTCCGGACAAAAAGAGAAGGGTGATGATCTTGAATGCGAGATGATTGGTTTTTTTGTACCTGATTAGTGTTTGTTTTTTGGTTTGTTTTAATTGAGCGGTGGATGGTTGTTTTCTCCCCTCCTTTCCCCATTCACTGCTCATTTGCTCATGATCTGAGAGTGGATCTTTAACGGCGATTCCTTTCAGTCAGCATAGTGGTGGATGGTTTTTGACTCCCTCCTTTTCCATCCACCCTTTTTTTTCTTTTAATTTCCATAATATACCATCTCTCCAAACACCCCCTTTCGCTCAAGACTTCTTGACTTCACGCCGGAAAATTTTGTAGATTAACACCTTTAATAAAATCGATTCATTCGGACGCCGTGGATGAGGCGTTCTGCGGGGGTGCTCAAGATGTCCAGTCCGAAGGGTTCAGGGACAGGATCAGATCGTGATCTGTTGGTTTCAGACAACGCGGGGGTGTCGGAAAACCTGGGTCCTGCCAGGTTGTTGAAAGGAGAGGAAACCATTCTTCTTGTCGACGATGAAGACGTCAATATCGAAGTGATGAGCGAAATCCTGGAGATGCTGGGATACCGGGTCTTCTCGGCGGAGAATGGCCAGGAGGCGCTCCGGATCTACCGGGAAAAGTGGAGGGAGATCGATCTGGTTATCCTGGACATGATCATGCCGGATTTGAAGGGGGGAGATGTCTTCGACCTGATGAGAGAAATGAACCCCCGGGCTCGCGTCATTCTCTCTACCGGCTACGGTTGGAAGGGACAGGCCGCGGACATCATGAGCCGGGGTTGCCGGGCCTTTATTAAAAAACCTTTCCATATTGAAGAACTGTCCCGGAAAGTTCGGCAGGTCTTGGACGAGACGGAGTAATAAGGAATTATTCCTTCCGACGCAGGACCAGGGCTGAGCGGGTCGGTAGATAGAGAGTCGCCGTGTGCCGTATGTTGCCGTCCGGAAGGGGCTCCGGTTTCGTGAAGTAAACCTGGCCGGGATGCAGGCGCCCGTGACCGCCGAATTCAACGGCATCGCTGTCCAGAATCAGGTGATATTCCCCGGGTTGCAGATCCACCGGATAGTGGGCCAGGGATTGATGGGGGTGGAAGCAGAACAGGAAAACCAGACCGGCCCGCTGGAAACCCAGAAGCAGGTTGGCCTGATTTTCCAGGATCAGGTATGGTCCAGAGGCGTCAAGCAGACTGTATTCCGCTGCAAGATGCATCATGGCCTTGTCAAATGCCGCCAGAAAACGGTAACGCAGGTTGGTGTCGTCCCGGAGGCGCCACTGGCGGCGGGCATATTTGTATGACCAGTTATTTCCTTCGCGGGGGAAATCGATCCATTCGGGATGGCCGAACTCGTTGCCCATGAAATTCAGGTAGCCGTTGCCTGCGGTGGCCAGGGTAATCAGACGGATCATTTTGTGAAGGGCGATTCCCCGGTCCACCCGAAGATTGGATTCGAAAACGTTCATGTGAGTGTACATTTCCGCATCGATGAGGCGGAAGATCAGTGTTTTGTCTCCCACAATAGCCTGGTCGTGGGATTCCGCGTAACCGATCGTTTTCTCGTCCGCCCTCCGGTTGGTCAGTTCGTAATACAGATGACCTATAGGCCATTGCTCGTCCGGGGTTTCTTTTAAGAGCTTGAT is a window encoding:
- a CDS encoding response regulator, with translation MRRSAGVLKMSSPKGSGTGSDRDLLVSDNAGVSENLGPARLLKGEETILLVDDEDVNIEVMSEILEMLGYRVFSAENGQEALRIYREKWREIDLVILDMIMPDLKGGDVFDLMREMNPRARVILSTGYGWKGQAADIMSRGCRAFIKKPFHIEELSRKVRQVLDETE